The Glycine max cultivar Williams 82 chromosome 17, Glycine_max_v4.0, whole genome shotgun sequence genome contains the following window.
ACGAATATACTTTCTTTTCAGCTACAATTTCCTTTGGTTGCATTTAATTACCATTCAAGTAAGGTTTCAAATTGCTATATTTTTCTTCATCGTAAAATTCTATATTATTACTGTATTTGACACAACTCATAATATGCAATATTCTATTCCTATGCATGGAAAGTTAACAGAAACCAGCAATCTGTAAATTCATGCATATCtattctaattatatttaagcTGATTTTCAAGACGAGTTAAGTAGATTTGGAGAAATTTCAGTAAAGGAGAAAAAAGCTACAAATCACAACAATTAGTAAGGTTATCTACTATCTATTTGTGTCTTTAAACCAAAAGTTTCCTAAACTGAACAAAATATCAATTAGGTTTATAACACAGATCATGTGTCATCTGTCAAACATACCAGCATGCGTGTGTTGGTTtgtaataaatcataaaatttatattatcagtttcatttatattattagtttggATAATCTATCAAGCAATAGAAACGAAAACACAAAGTAGTCACACTTGAATAGAAATAATGTTGCTCAAATGATgtcctttctttttatcttaggctaaataataaatataccaAATAATTAACATAGTAGAATCACAATGACACAATAAAAATTCTACGGAAGCGACAAAGCCTGTATTTCCACtagtattattttaatgtattgTTCATTCCAAATTTGAAGTTCACCCTTGCACCATTTGGGAGGCTGGTTCACCCTAGAACGCTCCCAAATCCATCTAATCATTCACGTCCCTTTGCATTACTTTCAATGTCCAACAATTACCTCTGTGATCACTGGCATAAGTGTAgtatttgataacattaaaATATGCATCTCTATCTCTTCACCAACATGTTGGtacgagtaaaattgaattcaagTTTTTTAAAAGGGAACTACTACTACTTGGTTAAGGAATTATTTATCACAAttaccacaattttttttcagtcacttctcttttcttttcctaataCAAACCCTAAAGTttcaacaactttagcatctgAAAGCATCTACGCAGAATTAAATTTGAGTAAATTaacatatctttatttttttttggaatcaaATTTTCTCCAAAATTATACACACGATATAGTTCCCATTGTGCAAGAGGAAGCAGGATGAGATATTCACGCATGGGTATGTGCTTTTCAGTGGATTGTATGCATCATTATACAATGAAAAACACAAATAGAAGGAAAAGTTTATAAATAACTACAGGGAACTAAGATAATCTTTTATCAATGCCAAAATGGGGTTGGCATATGGATATCCTTCCAATTTCTCAAACATGATTCCGTCCATTCGTGCTTGGACTTCATGGGAAAATGTCAAGTCCTGTAGTAATTCATTGAAAGTTCTGTCTACTCCAACGAGAGAATTACCTAGACCACGTAAAATCTCGGGTAGAGAAGGGCTCGGTCTCGAGAGCTCCAACACAGTAACCTGACATAGCTCAAGCACGATTACCAAAATAATTGTCTACAGGTATATAAGCATACACAATCTTAAAATAAAGGTATTATCAAACCGACCTGTCTGTCCAGCGGTATATTGGCCTTCAATTTTGCTATGGCAACAGCTCGAGAAAGGCCACCAATAGCATCAACCAAACCGTGAGAAGCTGCGTCCTTACCAGTCCAAACCCTTCCTTGTGCAACCTCTTCCATCTTGTCTACCTAGTGACAGAACAGCAACTGTACGTAACTTGGATTTACAAGAGGATGAACAGAAAGCATGAAAAATAGCtaattgaatttaaaacatACAGTCATAGATCTGGATAAAGCTGCCTTATCTCGAAATTGTTTATAAGCATGCTGCGCAGACTTGGAAAATAGCTCTGCTTCATCTGGTCtgtagaagagagagagagagagagagagagagagagagagagagagagagagagagagagagagagagagagagagagagaggatgaTTATGAGTACCAACCCTCGAATcaattaaaagtaaaagattAACGCATAAATGACAGCAAAAGCAAGGCATTGAAGACAAACAGGCTATATAAAAATAACTCTTAGATTAAAATCATCACCAGCATTAGTAAGATTATATTCCTACATTGCAAGCAAGCCCTGGACCTGCCTAGGGTGATCTTTAGTGCCTCTCTATTTCTCCTCTATTTCTCACATAACAGGCGTAGAGGATAAAGGCAACAAAAATGTTCCATGTATTTCTCTACTTTTGCCATAATCCGCTTGCCAAGATTAAACAACTTTAAGATGGGCAAAAAACTACATTGATGACAACGTGGGCAACTGGAGTCATTGAAAAACATCTCTACATGTTTTGTATCATAAATCTAAACTATCTGCACCCCGTAAGTCATTGCTCTGGTTCTGCCGGTGCCTTTAGGGACACGTTTATGCTCTTTTCAGGGATTATGAAAAGGGAAAACTATAATTGATAACAGTATCAAGTGATACATGTGGAACCCGAGCCAGGTTTTATCCATTGTCCATCAAACTCTCTAATTGATTAAGGAACTTCCCTAATAACTGAATTCAAAGAATGAGAAGTATATATTGAAAGCCAAAACTGGGTTAAATGAAAGGATTTTAGCTGGATTCAAATACTGCCGCAAAAATGGAATTTCATTATCAGCTTATTAAAACTGGACTGGAGACTATTCAGACAGATACTTTGTGTCTTCCATTCACAAACAGACAGTGCCTCACAGTTAGATATCAGATGGAACGGTGCACTGGTTAATATTCTCTCCTGCTCTACTAGAACTTTAGCAAATTCCATTACCTTAAAGAACGCTGTTCAGCTGCACGGAGCTCAGCATATCTACCCCTTGATATGATTTCTTTGTTGAAGCCAATCTTCTCATAAAGTTTCCCAAGGTTAAATTTTCCTACAAAAATATGTTATAGTGTTATaccatcaaattaatatattacaaaACCTAAGGACAATATCTGGGGAGCTGATTGTTTATGAAATTACAATGTCTTCCCTCATTATCTCAGAGCTCAAATGAATATTTTCTTTCCTGATACAATTTCCTTTGGTTGCATTTAAttaccatttaaatttcaaactgctatatttttcttcatcataaaatgctatatattatattaccaTATTGACACAACTCATAATATGCTATATTATATCATGTGCATGGAAAGTTAACAGAAACCAGAAATCTTTAAATTCATGCATATCTACTCTTCTTTTATTCAAGTTAATTTTCAAGACGAGTTTATTTGGAGAAATTTCAGTAAAGGGAAAAATAGCTACAAATCACAACAATCAGTAAGGTTATCTAGTGATATCTTGTGTATCTAAATCACCAGGAGTTTCCTAAATTGAACAAAATATCAATTAGGTTTATAACACAGAGAGATCATCTGTGTCAACTGTCAAAACATACCAGCATGCGTATGTCGGTttgcaataaattttaaaatttatattagtaGTTTTATCATCCACACATTCCTTTCTTTCTCCTACTGAAACACCCAGGTTCACCTGTGACCACTCCAATTGAACCAGTTAAGGTAAGACTTTCTGCAACAATAACTCCTGCTCCCATTGCCATGTAGTACCCTCCACTTGCTGCCACATCAGACATTGAAGCAATGACTGGTTTTGAGGCAGCCAGAAGCCTGATTTCTCTCCACATCCTGCAGATCATGACAACAAAACTTTATAGTTAAACAAGCAAACTCACCAAAATACTTGCACTTagcatcataatttcatgacaAAGATCAGAtaagtttttcaaatttaactagATCATTAATGCACTAATAACTCCTCTCCAATCTAAAAGTAGGATCTGAAAGAAGTTCTAAAGGAAAAATCAAAGCAGTATATGTTTTTACCAAGTATTATTGCTTTGGTATAGATCTTTCCTAAATGTGTCCAACCAACCATTTCTTGCATGTCATTTTAACAGAGTGCATTTTGAACAGTGGGAAATTTACCAACACTTACAAATCAGAAGCAAGAGCATCCCCTCCTGGACTGTCAATTCGGATAATAGCAGCCTTGTATTTATTTGACTCTGAGGAGAAAAAGAAGGCTCAATGTGACCTCCAAAATTATGACACAAATATAataaccaaaaataataaagcataataACATTGCCAAAAAGTTTCAGGTTTGGCACAGCATCATAGTTGAACAATGAAAGCCAACGTTATCCGTGTTATGGAATAAAAGTATCCAATGTAAAAGGTACGAAATAAAAATGAGTGTTTTGAGGCCTTACAGGGTGCAATAATGCTGAAAATTAGACAAGGTATTAGAAGGAtagaaatgacttaaattaaATTGCTATGATGGCAGTGATTTAGGCCAAGAAATTGATGGACAACTTGTTGACATGATGACTAAAGCGCTTCCGATATTAGGTTTCATAAAGGTAACTTCATAAGATTGAGTGTACCTCTAACTTTGCGTATCTTCTCAATTAACTTCTCTCCAATGATACCAGAGCTACGGGTACTTAATGAACTCTCGATACGGCGAATACTCCCTGAAGCTCGGATGATGGCTATTAATTCTTTGCCACCTGATAGTCCAAGAGTCGATTTCCTAACTCCAGAGTATTTTCTGCatttgagaaaagaaaatatcagtGTATGGTTAATGTGAGCTGTTtggaatattttaatttataaagtatCTATTCACATTATAAATCTGTTGGGAAACAAGAAGCCATATAGTAAATAATATATTGCAATGGCGGCATCACCACCTGTGCCGCTCATTTGCAACTGAGACATGGTGgaatgctctgataccaattgatagAACCTTGGGAGAACCACACCACAAAAGCTAGTTGTTGTCATTGGAGTCTGAGGTCTTACCAACCCCACACTAGAATCCCATACTTCCAATGTGGGACTAAGTCCCATAACTTGCAATTGAATCCTAACAATCCACTCGAATCAATGGAGTCAGATTCTGACTTATCATCACCAAAACCTtaagatctaacaaaatctccCCCAAAGATGCTTGGAGGAGGAAAGGAATCCATTGTTCTAGGTTAATCCCCAATAAGAGGGAAACAAGAAAGAAACAACCGTGATTTATGAATATTGTTTTTCATTGGTGAAAATTAAGGTAACATCTTTGATTATGGAAGTTATTACAGCCttcaaacaatattataaacTTCCGAAATTAAAATGAAGACCAGGAACAAAAATTTTAAGAGACAGTGAATTTATTAGACTAAGAAGGATTTGtagaattattttaacttaacttCCATCTATTCAGAATAAATGTCATAATTCAATGTAACCATATTAGATTTTTGAGGCCCTGGAAGAAAAAACAATACCTGTTATCAACCATAGGAAGATTTTTATCAGTTTTAACTTGAAGTCTCTCCTTTAACCGAGTGATAACCTGCAAAACATTTAATGTTTCTTATCCTTTCAAGTTTTGATTCCCTTTGATTGTATCCTCCAAAACATTTTGTTAACCAGTGTTAATTATCAATACGTATGAATGAAGTGCACTCAACAAGTTGATTGaacgaagaagaaaataaaaccaacaGACTCTAAAGGAGCTGGAGAAAACCCCTTTTTCAGAACATTTCCATTAGATGAGATGCTGTCATACTCTCTCAATGTGATTATATTAATCATGCCAACAAGTGACAGGTTCACTCATGTTGTCATGCAAGTAATCAGACATATAACACCAGTGTACATCATGTACCTCGTCATCATAGATTATGTCTGTTAAGAAGCCCTCTTCTTTAAGTCTCTCTACTTGATAGACACCTTTATTTATGAAGTTCTCAATATCTTCCCTTTTCTTTCCTGTATAGAATTTGCAGAAATCCAGAAGTTAATTTATTGATCCAAGATTCAAGTAGGTCTTTAAATACACTTGCATTGCACCTCTAGCAGAAGAGACTTTGTCCAGCCAATTAGTATAGATATTATCAAGCAACGCAGTAAGCATCTCATGATGATCTTCAGACATGGTTTTACGGGTAAGTTGATCTCCTACACTTTTGTATTTGCCAATCCTTTCCACTTCTGgttcaattccaagattctctaaAACACCTAAGAGAATTAATAAATgacataaaaaattagttttaggcTAACTATAGTCATCAAAGAACAAGGGTCTATTTTTGGTCCTAAGTCAGAGACCGGTGTCACCCAACCCACTGGGTCAGAGACTAATCCCAGTCGCAGTTCGTGACTACCACTGACCCAAGGAAATTTTGCACACAATGTGAATCGAATATGGGTTCTCCTGCTAAATAGATTGCTCTCACTCATGTGAACGCGGTGAGGTCTTACACCGCTGCACTGACATTTTGGGTTGAACAATGGTCTATTTGATTTGGGAAAGTTTTTTCTATTtccaatattaattataaaagtgttgccttgttttcactttttttagtATAAAGATTTGTATATGAAATTGTATACTTATTTTTTCCCCACTATTTCTCATACAaatgtttgaaaacaaaaataaaatgaaaaaggtgGTATTTTggtaactaaaagaaaaaacaagaaataaaaaaacagaaaaaaattcCTTATATTAAACTTGCCCTAAATTTATAAGGATTTAGCAACAAGTCCCCTACCAATACCTACAAGATGGACAGGAGGatagaaaacaatttttcaataACATCAAAAGCATGAGCTGATGCCATAAGTACATACATCTGAACAATTAGCATGCTATAAGttttataactttatttattactttatagGGTGCACCATACACTAAAAGGTGAACCTTTGCCCACAAATATGCAAGAAAAAGCAGAATCAGCTTACCTCTGAGAAATGGGGCTTGAACAGTCAatccaaacaaagaaaaatatgcactTGGAGGGGCATATATTTCTTCACAGGCACACgcaatataatattctttttctcGACATGAAGGGACGTAAGCCACAACAAATTTTCCTACAAGCATCATCAACTATCAAAGCTGTTCATAAGTAGCAAATATCAGAACTTATAGATCAGAATATTAGATGATTCAAAACATTGTATATATTTAGTATCAAGAATCACCAAATTTAGGGGGCATTTGGAAGAGTTTATAGTGAGTATAATTAAGCTTATAAAAATAGCCTATGACCATCATAAGTTCTTCTTACCTTATTTCAATAAGCTTTTTGTTGtcatttatcaaaataagctCTTGTCAGCTTGGTCCAATAAAATTCAAGGTCAAATTTATGGCATAAGTTCTCATGTGATAAGAGCTTATCGAATAAGCACTTAGGACCTTTTTGGATAAGTTTATCAAAAGCACTTctaagtgaagaaaaaaatgaaatgagtttCTCCATAAGTTAGcataagttaaaaatcatcttttagAGAAGTTATATGAGAGAACTTCTacaaattagcttatgcataaactaattttagcTTATCCAAAAgcccatttcatttttttcttcttatttttcctCCTAGAGGTTCTTTcagaaaaatttatccaaacatgcCCTTAATTAAGTTATCTCCCCAATCGTAGCTTAATGTATATAAACTTCAGTTGCTTCATAGCCTCAGAAAACCACATATACCAGTGTTCTTTGGGAGAAGAGAAAACATACTGATTCAGGCAACACAACAGCGCTACCTACTTGCAACTATAGcaacttaataaaattaaaaaaaaaaaatcgtatttaacaaataaataattttcttgaaTTTTCTCTAATGGAtacatgattaaaaataaaataaattggctGCCTTGAAGAAATTATCACAGATTTGAGGCTGTAACCAGTTCGGATCACTACATCTATGTAACCAGCTCACTTGACCATAGTATATAAAACAAGATTGTAAAAATGGAaagtaacattaaaaaaaaatagttacattATTACTAATACTAGTTACTGAATTATATTTTGGTAATTTGACGCACCTGATTTTCTGAAATTCAAGATATGTCTTCGAATTTCTTCGACCTTTGCCcaaccacaatttaaaatatcaatatggAGATAGATGCCGGAAATTCGAGGGTCATAAGTTGCCTTGAAGAAATTATCACAGATTTGAGGCAGAGATAATCCCGGGGAGAACCTACTATTGAGCTGATCCGATATCTAAAGCGAAGAAACATGCAAAATAGTAAACTAGTCACGCACGTGAGTGAGAAGagagttataacttataaggtTGTTCTGGTGgttgaaggtaggagaaaaaTCTCGTAGGTTCGAGTCCTCAAGCtaagaaaaattaacaaactataaaaataaaaataaaaacagtgcGTGAGTGAGATGTTAAAAGAGAGAAGGGGAAACCTGGCCGCGCAACTTGATTGTTAACAGGGTGCCGTATCGGAGACGCTCCCAGGGGAAAGCCGTTAGCATCTTGAGGTTGACGGTGAACTTTTTCCAGCCTGTGATGGGCTTGAAATCAAAGTCTCCGGTGGGATAGTCTTGTTTGGGGGAAGATGAATAATGACGAGGAGCGTGGAAGAGGAGGGGTGCGCGCGTGAGATGTTGTTGAGAGCATTGGAATTGGGAGCGAGTAAGTGCAGCTGATGATGATAACGCGGTGTAGGTGTGGCGGAAGCGCTGAATGGCGATACGAGTGCGTGACATATTTCCGTGAGTTTGCCGCATCACCGCGGCAAAACGTGGGAGGGAAAAAGATCCGAGAAATTTGCCTGTTTGTCTGAGAAGGTAATGCTAAAACGAGTTTCCAGAGATTTTAacgcagaaaaataaaataaaataattattatatcaggttctttttttttttttacaaatgttaGTGAATAATTGCCAGTTTTTTTACACCAAGAATCCAATTCATaacatttctctctttcttctggTCTTATTATTCCCATCAACCTTATAACTTCATTATATTAAAGATGTAGTTAATCCAACTTAATCAGAATTCTTCAGTTAAATTTTGAACGTGTAGTTACATCAAATACTCTAAtgaaaaattttgttgttaATAATGATCACATCAGttcaaacataattgtttttgataaataatacatctgatcttaataaaaaataattagtttaaaaatagaggtgaactgaaaaaaaaaattcacatgatTCATGTAAGTTTGGATGAAGTCAATCTActtataatttacaaaaaataaaaaaatagggtCCTCTTAGATAAAAACAGTGTAATTTAGAATTAGAAGATAaggtataataataaatatagattaaaaaattgagattataatcaacttttaatttttttttcatctctatTCGATTTTATCATGGTTTTTAATTGTTGATTTTCAAATGAAGTGTGAGAGTATTTTAatcaattccaaaattttaattttatttatttaaaatggttaattgttgatttcatgtAAGTTTTGAACTTCGCTTATCTCTTCAGGGTGTTATAAATTCTTTTGAAGTATTCTGAGGATAAAGAATTTTCTTGAAACAGTATCCCGTGTTTctaaatttatacataaaaaactcTTTATATTACAGAATTAAATTCTCGTTCTAAAgagtctttattttcttaattaacccACTTTTTATACCTTGTTTCTTGTCTTATGtggtgtacaacattgcatagAAAAGTTGTATGCCCCACCGAGTGTATAAATTAATTGGCATGAAACtggtataatttaataaaaaatttcaaattcaagtttaaaatatataattacgtTAAATACTCAGaccaattatatttaatgaaagatacatgtaatatatatatatatatatatatatatatataaataaaaaataagctaacataaaaatttacacgacacaattatgtaaaattttaaaacagtaAAATACATACTTATCAACAGGGTGTTTGAACTTATATTTCCTATGTGGGGAGACAGCCCAACATCAGAATCTATCGTTTTTAGATCTAGGGTGGCCTAACATATGTTTACAGCCGGCAATATGAGACTAATTCCTCTGCTTATAAATGTTTTTCTATTCATAAAACTAAGAATCAAATCTATTTTATGTATGCTTAAAGGATTGAAGTTACTGATTAATCACTCGTATCTCGTGAAGAGAGAGTGCCCTACAATGAAATCTATCCTCTACTTCACCAAGATTTGTGTATCATATCAAACATTTTCAAAATCGCGGGCATGCTAGGGAAGTTAATAGTACATGTATATATTGCATCTTATTTAAATGCTGATTTCATTGGAGATAAGCCCCTTCCAAATCCAAATGGAAAGCGACTTCGTCCTCAAAGCATGTTGATGATTTGAATAATGCACTAACGAATATTAATGCTGCAACCTAGTAGCTAGCTACTAGCTAGTAGTAGTTTATTCAAATGTGATGTACTTCATAACATATTAGCATTGATAATGTCAAGTAGCATAATACTATTTGCTCCAACAAACTCCTGTACCAGCTGGTAGATCATACTACGGCTTCAAGCTTAAACCCCATAATAGCATTTACTCCAAGCATTTCTCCATTTATGAGGCTTgtaatataataaagaaaaccTGTGTCCTTCTGAGAGACCTACAGGACATGTTAgattcagttttatttttgactagattcatttttaaatgtccattttttaaaaatttattcctAGTGTGGTGCGAGTGCGATGTTGTGTTGATATGTGTCATGTGTGGAGTGTGGCTGGTTTGAGTAGGGTGATTATACAAGTTTAGTGAGTTATGATACAGAGTTCAAGGACTATGGTTATGGTTATTGTTTCGTAAGAAAGATTAACTCTTGATGACAAAAAGGATGGATGTAGCATGAGGTTCCAcatgaataattatataaatttaatgtacttcgttagttaattttttttgggttgttGGATATATATGACCACAATATAGGTTTGAGAAAGCTTAAGTTAGAAAGGGTTCATTTTTTAGGCACTGCCTTtagtcaatttttattttagtttcagcTTTTTAAAACACATTC
Protein-coding sequences here:
- the LOC100809623 gene encoding serine protease SPPA, chloroplastic, with the translated sequence MRQTHGNMSRTRIAIQRFRHTYTALSSSAALTRSQFQCSQQHLTRAPLLFHAPRHYSSSPKQDYPTGDFDFKPITGWKKFTVNLKMLTAFPWERLRYGTLLTIKLRGQISDQLNSRFSPGLSLPQICDNFFKATYDPRISGIYLHIDILNCGWAKVEEIRRHILNFRKSGKFVVAYVPSCREKEYYIACACEEIYAPPSAYFSLFGLTVQAPFLRGVLENLGIEPEVERIGKYKSVGDQLTRKTMSEDHHEMLTALLDNIYTNWLDKVSSARGKKREDIENFINKGVYQVERLKEEGFLTDIIYDDEVITRLKERLQVKTDKNLPMVDNRKYSGVRKSTLGLSGGKELIAIIRASGSIRRIESSLSTRSSGIIGEKLIEKIRKVRESNKYKAAIIRIDSPGGDALASDLMWREIRLLAASKPVIASMSDVAASGGYYMAMGAGVIVAESLTLTGSIGVVTGKFNLGKLYEKIGFNKEIISRGRYAELRAAEQRSLRPDEAELFSKSAQHAYKQFRDKAALSRSMTVDKMEEVAQGRVWTGKDAASHGLVDAIGGLSRAVAIAKLKANIPLDRQVTVLELSRPSPSLPEILRGLGNSLVGVDRTFNELLQDLTFSHEVQARMDGIMFEKLEGYPYANPILALIKDYLSSL